TGCACGCGTGTTAAAAATAACATCCCCAAAGCTAACTCGATAAACGGATAAACAAAACCATAACCAGGAATGGCTTTAGCCAATGGATCGTACATTTTAAAACTTTCCGGAAACCATTTTAAATCTAAGAGTTTAAAAAAGCTAAAAACGATATAAAATAAGCCCATAAAATCTAACATAACACCAGAGCCATCCCAGGGCTTATAATTTAAAATTATAGCTGCTGCGGAAATATAACCAAAGATTAAAAACAAAGGAAATAGTTGTTTCCATTCACTTTTCTGGTTATTAATTGCGCCTGAAGCGGCCGATATATGTTTTGTCTTTTGTCTGTCTTGTATTTTAAACTTATCAGACAAAGCAACTTGTAATTGGTCTATTGGAATAAGTTGAGAGCAGTGTATTGTAG
This portion of the Olleya sp. Bg11-27 genome encodes:
- a CDS encoding heavy-metal-associated domain-containing protein encodes the protein MIHTYTVTGMTCNGCKASVEKALQSIKQVTDVSVNLEQAEATIHCSQLIPIDQLQVALSDKFKIQDRQKTKHISAASGAINNQKSEWKQLFPLFLIFGYISAAAIILNYKPWDGSGVMLDFMGLFYIVFSFFKLLDLKWFPESFKMYDPLAKAIPGYGFVYPFIELALGMLFLTRVQLPLALIATIVILGVTTIGVTKTLLSKKTIQCACLGTALKLPMTKATFIENTIMLIMAVWMLLKIYN